DNA from Azospirillum sp. TSH100:
TCAACGAGCCCGACGACACCAACCCGCTGGCCGCCACCGCCCGGGCCGAGGAACAGCGCCTCGCCGCAGCCGGTACCAATGCGGAGGATGCCCGCCGCTGGGCCACCGCCCGCATCTTCGGCGCCGCCCCCGGCATCTACGGCACGGCGCTGTCGGGCATGATCGCGCGGGGCGACTGGACCGCGCGGGCCGATTTCGGCGCCGCCTATCTGGAGGGCGGTTGCCATGCCTATGGCGCCGGGCTGGAGGGAGTGCCGCTGCCGGCATTGTTCCGCCGCCGCGTCGGTGGCGCCGACGCCCTCGTCCACCATCAGGACCAGCGCGAGCACGACGTGCTGTCCACCGACGGTTTCATGCAGTTCGAGGGTGGCTTCGCGGCGGCCGCCGCGCTGGAGAATTCCGAACCGGCGCTCTACCACCTCGACAGTGCCGACCCGGACAAGCTCGCCGTCCGCACCCTGGCGGAAGAGATCGCCCGCACCCTGCGCGGCCGGGCGGCCAATCCGCGCTGGATCCAGGGCATGATGCGCCACGGCTACCGCGGGGCGGCGGAACTGGCGGCCGGCGTCGACACGCTGTTCGCCTTCGCCGCCACCACCGACGCCGTACGCCCCGCCCATTTCGACCAGCTGTATGACGCATACGTCGAGGATGCGGAGGTATGGGACTTCCTGTCGCATGCCAATCCTGCCGCCGCCCGGCACATTCTGGCGCGTATGAGCGAGGCGCTCGACCGCGGCCTGTGGCATCCCCGCCGCAACTCCACCGCGGAGGATCTGCGGCGCCTCCGGGAGACCACCGGATGACCAACCCTGTCGCCAACCAGCCCAGACGCCGCGGCAGTTGCCCCGGCGTTCTGGCGCCGATGCGGGTCGGCGACGGGTTTCTGCTGCGCGTCCGCGTCCCCGCCGGCGTGCTGCCCGTCGAGCATGCCCGCCGCATCGCGGAACTGGGGGATCGTTACGGCAACGGTCTGATCGATCTCAGCCAGCGTGGCAACCTGCAACTGCGCGGCATCGCCGCCGACGGACTGGAGCCGGTGACCGACGCCCTGCGTGGCATGGGCTATGTCTCCGGCGATGCGGCGAGCGAGGCGGTGCGCAACGTGTTGTGCTCCCCCACCGCCGGGCTGGATCCTACGGCGGCGATGGACGTACGGGGAGTGGCGCGTACGCTCGACGCCCGGTTGGCGGAGGATACCGCGCTGCACGACCTGCCGCCGAAGTTCGGCTGGCTGGTCTGCGGCGGCGGGATCGGCCATCTGGCGGACAGCGGCACGGACGTACGCTTCGATGCTGTGGATGGCGAACGGTTCCTGGTGGCGCTGGGCGGCACGCTGGCGACGGCGGCACCGCTGGGGCTTTGCCGGGCGGGGGACGTGGCGGATGTGGCGTCGGCGCTGGGCCGTGCCTTTCTGGACTTGCGCGCGTCGTTGCCGGAGCCGCCGCGCCGCATGGTGGGCCTGGTCGCGGCGATCGGGATTGAAGCGATAGGGAAGCGCCTCTCCTCCCTGATATCTCCTCTCCCCCCCGCTCACGCGCAAACTTCGTTTGCGCTGACGCGACAGGCGGACCTCTGGTCCGCCGAAAGCGGGGAGAGGATCAAGGTGAGGGGGACGCACCTCATGGATGTCTTCGGCGTTGCCGACCCCCCTCATCCCAACCTTCTCCCCAGGGGAGAGAAGGGATCCCGTGGCGGGGAGGTGCCGGCCTTCGTTACCACTGCCTTCCCCTTCGGTCGCCTGACCGCCGCCACCCTCGCCGCCCTCGCCTCCGCCTGCGCCGAAATCCGCATCACCCCCTGGCGCGCCCTCCTCCTCGTTGCCCCTTCCACGGACGCACAGCACGTCGCCCACGCCCACGGCGCCATCCTGTCCCACACCGACCGCCGGCTGAAGCTAACCGCGTGCAGCGGGATGGGCGGCTGCGATGTCGGCACCACCGACACCCATGCCACCGCGCTCGCCATCGCCGAGCGCGCAGGCCCCTTGCTGGACCCTGTGCGAATGGTGCATGTGTCGGGCTGCGCCAAGGGCTGCGCCCATCCTGCCATCGCCGATGTCACCCTGACCGCCCGCGACGGGGTGTATGACGTCGCCCTGAACGCCAAACCCGGCGATGCCGCCTGCCAAACTCAGGGGCATCCCGGCCTGTCTCCCGCCGACGCCGTGGCCCGCGTCGCGGATCTGTTGACCGAGGAGTTTGCCGGTGCCTGAGCCGCTCTACGACTATATCCGCGACGGAGCGGCCATCTACCGCCAGTCCTTCGCCACCATCCGGTCGGAGGCCAATCTGTCCGCCATCCCCGACGATCTGAAGCCGGTGGCGGTCCGCGTCATCCACGCCTGCGGCATGGTCGATGCGGCCCGGGATCTGCTGTTCTCCGCCGATGTCGGCAGCGCCGCCCGCACCGCCCTGCGTTCTGGTGCGCCGATCCTCTGCGACAGCGAAATGGTCGCCCATGGCGTGACCCGCGCCCGGCTGCCGGCCGGCAACGACGTGGTGTGCACGCTCCGCGATCCCGCCGTGCCAGATCTGGCGAAGACCATCGGCAACACCCGCTCCGCCGCCGCACTCGACCTATGGGGCGAGCGGCTCGGCGGCTCGGTGGTCGCCATCGGCAACGCGCCGACCGCCCTGTTCTATCTGCTGGAAATGCTGGCGGCCGGTGCGCCGAAGCCGGCGGCGATCCTCGGCTTTCCCGTCGGCTTCGTCGGCGCCATGGAAAGCAAGGAGGCGCTGGCGGAAAATCCCTTCGGCGTTCCCTATCTGGCGATCCGCGGCCGGCGCGGCGGCAGCGCCATGGCCGCCGCCGCCGTCAACGCGCTGGCGAGCGACGTCGAATGAGCGGCGATACCCTCCCCAATCCTCCCACCTTGGGCACCCTGTTCGGCGTCGGCGTCGGCCCCGGCGATCCGGAACTGATGACGTTGAAGGCGGTGCGCACCATCGGCGCCTGCCCGGTCGTCGCCTATTTCTGCAAGCGCGGCACCCGTGGACAGGCCCGCCGCATCGCCGATCAGGCGATCGGGCCCGACCAGATCGAGCTGCCGATGGTCTATCCGGTGACGGTGGAACTGCCGCCGACCCACCCGGATTATGGCCGCCAGATCGAAGCCTTCTTCGACGAATCCGCCGAACGCATCGCGGAGCATCTCACCGCCGGTCGTTCGGTCGCGGCGCTGAACGAGGGGGATCCGTTCTTCTACGGCTCCTTCATGCACCTGTTCCTGCGGCTGTCCGGCCGCTTCAAGGCGGAGGTGATCCCCGGCGTCACCAGCATGGTGTGCAGTGCCTCGCTGTTGCCGCGCCCGCTGATGCTGCGCGACGACGTGCTGTCGGTGATTCCCGGCACGCTGGACGAGGAATCTCTGCTCCGCGCGCTCACCGCCGCCGATGCCTGCGTGGT
Protein-coding regions in this window:
- the cobG gene encoding precorrin-3B synthase, which gives rise to MTNPVANQPRRRGSCPGVLAPMRVGDGFLLRVRVPAGVLPVEHARRIAELGDRYGNGLIDLSQRGNLQLRGIAADGLEPVTDALRGMGYVSGDAASEAVRNVLCSPTAGLDPTAAMDVRGVARTLDARLAEDTALHDLPPKFGWLVCGGGIGHLADSGTDVRFDAVDGERFLVALGGTLATAAPLGLCRAGDVADVASALGRAFLDLRASLPEPPRRMVGLVAAIGIEAIGKRLSSLISPLPPAHAQTSFALTRQADLWSAESGERIKVRGTHLMDVFGVADPPHPNLLPRGEKGSRGGEVPAFVTTAFPFGRLTAATLAALASACAEIRITPWRALLLVAPSTDAQHVAHAHGAILSHTDRRLKLTACSGMGGCDVGTTDTHATALAIAERAGPLLDPVRMVHVSGCAKGCAHPAIADVTLTARDGVYDVALNAKPGDAACQTQGHPGLSPADAVARVADLLTEEFAGA
- a CDS encoding precorrin-8X methylmutase, which codes for MPEPLYDYIRDGAAIYRQSFATIRSEANLSAIPDDLKPVAVRVIHACGMVDAARDLLFSADVGSAARTALRSGAPILCDSEMVAHGVTRARLPAGNDVVCTLRDPAVPDLAKTIGNTRSAAALDLWGERLGGSVVAIGNAPTALFYLLEMLAAGAPKPAAILGFPVGFVGAMESKEALAENPFGVPYLAIRGRRGGSAMAAAAVNALASDVE
- a CDS encoding precorrin-2 C(20)-methyltransferase; translated protein: MSGDTLPNPPTLGTLFGVGVGPGDPELMTLKAVRTIGACPVVAYFCKRGTRGQARRIADQAIGPDQIELPMVYPVTVELPPTHPDYGRQIEAFFDESAERIAEHLTAGRSVAALNEGDPFFYGSFMHLFLRLSGRFKAEVIPGVTSMVCSASLLPRPLMLRDDVLSVIPGTLDEESLLRALTAADACVVMKLGQNLPKVRRAIAAAGLAERAWYVERASMDEQRFMPFLEAPDIAPYFSQIVIPGEGKRG